TCACCCATTGCTGGTCGATCACCTTATGGATGTATTCATAATAATTTGACATTAGGGACTGGAGAAATGAGGTGGAGGAAGATCCAATGTTCCTTATCCCATTGTCCCGACTCCTCCGGAGGGATATGCATCAATGGAGCTTTATATTACTTGGCTACAGGAAGGGATTACACTTCCTATGTAGTTTGCTTTGATGTTCGATCTGAGAATTTCAAGTTTATTCAGGCAGATTTTATGGTTTATAAAGCTAGAAGCTTGATAAACTATAAGGGTAAATTAGGTGTGATTATTTGGACAGGTCATAACTCTGGATATTTGGGTGGGGAGATAGGCTTGAATCGTACGCATGAGTTGCATATATGGGTTCTAGAGGATGTCGTGAAACATGATTGGTCCGAATATGCCTACACTCTGCCTGATGATAAATTTGGCTACACTGGCCGTCGTGTTTCATTCGTTAGCGTAGCTGGAGTGACTGCCACAGGGGAAATTGTTTTGTATTGCGACTTTGGAGCTATTTTCTACTTCCATCCCGAAAGGAACACTATCCAACGTGTTCAACTCCAAGGTTTTGAGAATCATGATAGAGTTTACGCCTTTGTAAATCATGTAGATGATCTTACGCTTAATATTAAACCTCACCGGGTGCAACAAGATCTTCTTACATTTGATATGAACTATCACCAGCAACATGTTCCTAGTTTGAAAAGATTAACAAATTTGCTGCTCTGAGTCTTCTAGAGGATGAATGAATTTTCAGACCCTGTCGAAGCTGATTGCGAGGATAATGTTTATCATGTCAGAGTCTAGCTATTTTGGCTGCGAGTGTAGCTTCGTATTTAAGGTTTCATCA
The nucleotide sequence above comes from Brassica napus cultivar Da-Ae chromosome A9, Da-Ae, whole genome shotgun sequence. Encoded proteins:
- the LOC106421162 gene encoding putative F-box protein At1g30925 isoform X2 — translated: MRWRKIQCSLSHCPDSSGGICINGALYYLATGRDYTSYVVCFDVRSENFKFIQADFMVYKARSLINYKGKLGVIIWTGHNSGYLGGEIGLNRTHELHIWVLEDVVKHDWSEYAYTLPDDKFGYTGRRVSFVSVAGVTATGEIVLYCDFGAIFYFHPERNTIQRVQLQGFENHDRVYAFVNHVDDLTLNIKPHRVQQDLLTFDMNYHQQHVPSLKRLTNLLL
- the LOC106421162 gene encoding putative F-box protein At1g30925 isoform X1; this encodes MNSIPPDLSYEIFSRLSTKTIARCRCVSKLWRSILRSADFTELFLTKSSARPSLLFALKRATNEFHFYSSPQIHIQNEKSSLAAYCHNSGYLGGEIGLNRTHELHIWVLEDVVKHDWSEYAYTLPDDKFGYTGRRVSFVSVAGVTATGEIVLYCDFGAIFYFHPERNTIQRVQLQGFENHDRVYAFVNHVDDLTLNIKPHRVQQDLLTFDMNYHQQHVPSLKRLTNLLL